The following proteins are co-located in the Anomalospiza imberbis isolate Cuckoo-Finch-1a 21T00152 chromosome 1, ASM3175350v1, whole genome shotgun sequence genome:
- the AGR2 gene encoding anterior gradient protein 2 homolog gives MEKSYVSIFLLLIVISCALAKDAGKKDSKDTAAKLKLPQTLSRGWGDQLIWTQTYEEALFRAKHSQRPLMIIHHLEDCPHSQALKKVFAEHKDIQKLAEKFILLNLVYETTDKNLAPDGQYVPRVLFIDPSLTVRADITGRYSNRLYAYEPSDISLLYSNMQKALKLLKTEL, from the exons ATGGAGAAGAGTTACGTGTCCATATTCTTGCTGCTCATTGTCATCTCCTGTGCTCTGGCAAAGGATGCAGGCAAGAAGGATTCAAAGGACACTGCTGCTAAGCTAAAACTGCCTCAGACACTCTCCAGag GCTGGGGAGACCAGCTCATCTGGACGCAGACCTACGAGGAGGCGCTTTTCCGGGCCAAGCACAG CCAGAGACCCCTGATGATCATCCACCACTTGGAAGACTGCCCACACAGCCAAG CCCTCAAGAAGGTCTTTGCTGAACACAAAGATATACAGAAACTGGCTGAAAAATTCATTCTCCTGAACCTTGTG TATGAAACCACAGACAAGAACCTTGCACCTGATGGCCAGTACGTCCCTCGGGTTTTGTTCATAG ATCCTTCCCTGACTGTGAGAGCAGATATTACTGGAAGATACTCAAACCGTCTCTATGCATATGAGCCCTCTGACATTTCGTTGT TGTATTCAAATATGCAGAAAGCGCTGAAGCTCCTGAAGACTGAACTgtaa